Within Deltaproteobacteria bacterium, the genomic segment CCTCTTCGTAGGGGCTCTTGTTGATCAACTCGGGAGTCTCCTCCAACTCCTCGTTGACTTCCGTCACGGTCCCTGACACCACCGCATAGATGCGGCCCACCCATTTTCCAGTTTCCATGGAACCACAGGGTTTGCCCTGTTCCAAACGGCGCCCCTGTTCCGGCAATTCCACGTATGCGATCTCCCCTGCGAGCTTCTGAGCAAAATCAGTGGCCCCCATGACGACCTGGGTGCCTTCGACTCGAGCCCAGTAGTGCTCCTTGTGGTAGTAAAGATCATCGGGGAACCGATAGCCTCCAATCTCCATAGTCGCTCCTTTCTCCGGGTTCTTCGGAGATAAACCATGGTAAACCGCTCGTCCGCGTTCGCGGAATTCTTAACACGCCCTCCACGCCCTGTCAAGTGTTCGACCTTGCCATGATCGCCCACCAGGCCGCATTCTCCCCAAACCTCCCAAAGGGAAACCTCCCTCCCGCCAAATCCTCCTTCATCACAGAGTGGGCCTGCTCACCTTTGATGGGCGTCCCACCGCTTCGGTAATCCCATACGGAGACAAAGGCGTTCGCCAAAGGTCAAGGAACTCGGGCAAAAATACCCTTAACTAAGAATCGAGAATAGATTATTGATAATCGACAATAACCGAATTTCCGGTGATAATCTTAATGAAAGAAGGCGCCTGATGATGTTCTTCCAACCCGTATCTCGCGAGTCTCATACTAAGCGGAAGATTGA encodes:
- the gcvH gene encoding glycine cleavage system protein GcvH, producing the protein MEIGGYRFPDDLYYHKEHYWARVEGTQVVMGATDFAQKLAGEIAYVELPEQGRRLEQGKPCGSMETGKWVGRIYAVVSGTVTEVNEELEETPELINKSPYEEGWICRIEPSNLDEELKNLMEIKALPDFIRSEIERVEKIKSSK